TGACGCCCATGCTCGCTGATGCCGAGGTACCATTGATCGGCGCGTCCCGGTTGGCGACCCAGACGACGGTCTGGGGAGCGATGGCTCTGTACCAGGTGCCCAGGAACCTCGCcgacgagctcgccggggtGAAGAAGCCCAGCTCAAATACCCCACCCGCGGAAACAAGCGTCTCGCCGTCGGCGAGAGGGGAGTTGGCGGTGATGGTGTCATCAGCCGCGGAGGCCCGGGAGGAGAAGAGAGTAACGAGCAGGAGGGGAAGAGAAAGCAACAGAGCGAATGGCGGCCGCACGCCCGCAGACATGGCTCTGTTCGGCGCAGGCCGGAACGCGCACTGACGCGCTCACTGCTCAATCCCCGCCGGAACAGCTATGACGGCCGGGATGCAATTTTTACCCGCTTTTGCATGTCGACTTGCGAGCGAGGATTCTGAAGTCAGAAGCCAAgcttgccggcggcgccggTTGGTTTAACAGGGGAGTTCCACTGGTGTGGTGGCTCGGCTCGGTCCAGCCCAGCTTCATCTCGGAGCGGAAAGTGGGTGGTGACGGTGATGTTCCGAGACATTCTTACGCAGGAGTAGAAATGTGTTGCGTTCATTCTTCTCCGTTTCTTCCCCGGCGAAGCAGAGTCTCCTGTCCTCTGTTGACGCAAGGGAGACTTCAtcagaggaaaaaaaagattttttttttcatttcctgGTGCAAGTCATCACGCCATCTCGCCGCAGAAGTTTAGTTTTTCTTTCAGCTAGCGGTAAAACTGAACCGCTACATCAGCATGAGTCTCCGAAGCCACCCGTACTCTGGGCTTCTCCATGAAGTTGGGCCAAGGGCACGTGTTTGGGCCGATAGATGTTCGGGCTGCGGCTCGGCTGTTGCTGGGCCAGGTCGGGTGTGGCTTGGGCTCGATCGGGCCGAGACGGAGCGGAGTTGTTTAGGGATAGGAAAGGTGTAAGGGGAAATAAATAATTTCGACGTCGGCGCGGATAGAAACTCTCCTCCGACTCCCGCAGCCGCAGAGACCACTCGCCCTGAGTATAAAATCAACGCGCAGATCACCTCTTGGCCTATATCACCAAAGGCTCCAAACCAATCTCGCCATCGAGATCAGagagcaagggcggcggcgaagcgagGGAGGAGCAACTCGGCGTGGTCGTCGTAGCACCACCGTAGCAACTAGCAAGCAGCAGCGCGATGGCATCGGCGGGTTCCGTCGAcgagacggcggccgcggccacagCCACGGCCACCGGCACGATCTTGCTCATCAGCTCGGACGGCGAGCGCTTCGAGGTGCCGGAGGAGGCGTCGAACCTGTCCGAGACCATCCGCCACATGATCGAGGACGGCTGCACCGAGGGCGGCGTCCCGGTCCCCAACGTCACCGGCAGGATCCTCGCCAAGGTCCTCGAGTACTGCAACAagcacgccgccgacgccgagtcGAACAAGGAGGAGCTGGACAAGTTCGACAAGGCGTTCGTCGACGAGGTGAAGGCCGACCAGGCCACGCTGTTCGACCTCATCCTGGCCGCCAACTACCTCAACGTCAAGGGGCTGCTGGACCTCACCTGCCAGACGGTCGCCGACATGATCAAGGGCAAGTCGGTCGAGGAGATCCGGCAGACCTTCAACATCAAGAACGACTtcacgccggaggaggaggcggagatcCGCAAGGAGAATCAGTGGGCCTTCGATTAGATTTAGAGgccgccgctccggccgccgTGCGCGCGACCTTTTGCTACTATGCTGCTATGTTCATTCCGTTTATTTAGTCCATCAGATTGCTTCTTTAAAATAGTTATTATAATTGTTTCTTAATTCTTAATGTACTGCAACACCTAATAGcgaattaaaatattattagtTGTAATTCGGTTACCCTGCTTTGTTCTCCGATCCGATCTGTTGTGTTCTCGTATCTGGTGTGGTTTGCGCTGACGACGACAGGTTGAGCAGAAAATGCGGGCCTTGGCCCATCTTGACTCTTCTCTGTGTTTCGTTGGGCCGGCACTCAAAACGTACAGCCCATGTAGTCTAGCCATGAGTCCGTCTAATTCCTAGGCTCTACCTCCCATGTAGCATGCTGACGGTGAGTTCGCAGGCGGAGTAGGACTCGTCGGCCTTGTCCCGGAACAGCCCGTCCCTGTCCGACGACGAGCACTGCAGCGTGAACGTCGGCGGCTTGGGCATCGGCAGCACGGAGCTGTCGCTCCCCAGCGCCATCACCACGTAGGGGATGTCGGGCCGGTCGCACGCGTGGTCCTGCACGCACAGCAGCGCCATGTGCACgcaccgcagcgccgccgccgcgccgcccgccgccaggaCCGACGGGTCGACCAGCTGCTCCCCCCTGCCGGCGTTCCACAGCTGCCACGCGTAGCCGGCGATGTTGAGGGAGCCCTCCATGTGGTGGAAGCTGCTGTTCTTCTGCCCCGACACGATCTCCAGGATGAGGATgccgaagctgtacacgtcggAGCGCACCGAGAAGAGGCCCTCCATGGCGTACTCGGGCGACATGTACCCCAGAGTGCCCACCACGCGGTTCGTGTTCACCTGGTTCTGGTCGCCGCCGAAGATGCGCGCCATGCCGAAGTCGGAGATCTTGGGGTTCATGTCGCGGTCCAGCAGGATGTTGCTGGCCTTGAGGTCCCGGTGCACCACGCGCAGCCGCGAGTCCCGGTGGAGGTACAGGAGGCCCCGGGCGATGCCCTCGATGATGTGGAACCGCGTCTTCCAGTCCAGCAGACCTCGCCTCGCCGGATCTGCAGGGATCACCATGTCAGTCTCTGCAAATTGTACGTTACTAGAAACTACTGTGAGAAAGGATCGTACCGAA
This portion of the Panicum virgatum strain AP13 chromosome 2N, P.virgatum_v5, whole genome shotgun sequence genome encodes:
- the LOC120661628 gene encoding SKP1-like protein 11, with translation MASAGSVDETAAAATATATGTILLISSDGERFEVPEEASNLSETIRHMIEDGCTEGGVPVPNVTGRILAKVLEYCNKHAADAESNKEELDKFDKAFVDEVKADQATLFDLILAANYLNVKGLLDLTCQTVADMIKGKSVEEIRQTFNIKNDFTPEEEAEIRKENQWAFD